A genomic window from Myotis daubentonii chromosome 4, mMyoDau2.1, whole genome shotgun sequence includes:
- the POLR3K gene encoding DNA-directed RNA polymerase III subunit RPC10, with translation MLLFCPGCGNGLIVEEGQRCHRFACNTCPYVHNITRKVTNRKYPKLKEVDDVLGGAAAWENVDSTAEPCPKCEHPRAYFMQLQTRSADEPMTTFYKCCNAQCGHRWRD, from the exons ATGCTGCTCTTCTGCCCCGGCTGCGGGAATGGGCTCATCGTGGAGGAGGGACAGCGCTGCCACCGTTTCGCCTGCAACACCTGCCCCTACGTGCACAACATCACCCGCAAG GTGACGAATCGGAAGTATCCGAAGCTGAAAGAAGTGGATGATGTGCTGGGTGGGGCGGCCGCCTGGGAGAACGTGGACTCCACTGCAG AGCCGTGTCCCAAATGTGAGCATCCGCGGGCCTACTTCATGCAGCTTCAGACCCGCTCTGCAGACGAGCCCATGACCACCTTCTACAAGTGCTGCAATGCGCAGTGTGGACACCGCTGGAGGGACTAG
- the SNRNP25 gene encoding U11/U12 small nuclear ribonucleoprotein 25 kDa protein, giving the protein MVVQDPLLCDLPIQVTLEEVNSQIALEYGQAMTVRVCKMDGEVMPVVVVQNATVLDLKKAIQRYVQLRQEREGGTQHISWSYVWRTYHLTSAGEKLTDDRKKLRDYGIRNRDEVSFIKKLRQK; this is encoded by the exons ATGGTGGTGCAGGACCCGCTGCTCTGCGACCTGCCCATCCAG GTCACTTTGGAAGAGGTCAACTCCCAAATAGCCCTGGAATATGGCCAAGCAATGACAGTCCGCGTGTGCAAGATGGATGGAGAAGTCATGC CTGTGGTTGTGGTGCAGAACGCCACGGTCCTGGACCTGAAGAAGGCCATCCAGCGATACGTGCAGCTCCGGCAGGAGCGCGAGGGGGGCACCCAGCACATCAGCTG GTCCTATGTGTGGAGGACGTACCATCTAACCTCTGCGGGAGAGAAGCTCACAGACGACAGGAAGAAGCTCCGGGA cTATGGTATCCGGAACCGGGATGAGGTGTCCTTCATCAAAAAACTGAGGCAGAAATGA
- the RHBDF1 gene encoding inactive rhomboid protein 1 isoform X2, translated as MSEARRDSTSSLQRKKPPWLKLDIPAVVPPAAEDPSFPQAGPGQPGLWVPPAQPPHHDPVTQPLRRQAFLRSVSMPAETAYVPSPYHEPRRPVLHRQTSITQTIRRGTADWFGVSKDSDSTQKWQRKSIRHCSQRYGKLKPQVIRELDLPSQDNVSLTSTETPPPLYVGPCQLGMQKIIDPLARGRAFRMADDTADGLSTPHTPVTPGAASLCSFSSSRSGFNRLPRRRKRESVAKMSFRAAAALVKGRSVRDGTLRRAQRRSFTPASFLEEDTADFPDELDTSFFAREGVLHEELSTYPDEVFESPSEAALKDWEKAPDQADLTGGALDRSELERSHLMLPLERGWRKQKEGGPVAPQPKVRLRQEVVSTAGQRRGQRIAMPVRRFFAREKRPYGLGMVGRLTNRTYRKRIDSYVKRQIEDMDDHRPFFTYWLTFVHSLVTILAVCIYGIAPVGFSQHETVDSVLRNRGVYENVKYVQQENFWIGPSSEALIHLGAKFSPCMRQDPQVDSFIRAAREREKHSACCVRNDRSGCVQTSEEECSSTLAVWVKWPSHPSAPDLAGHKRQFGSVCHQDPRVCDEPSSEDPHEWPDDITKWPICTKSSAGNHTNHPHMDCAITGRPCCIGTKGRCEITSREYCDFMRGYFHEEATLCSQVHCMDDVCGLLPFLNPEVPDQFYRLWLSLFLHAGILHCLVSVCFQMTVLRDLEKLAGWHRIAIIYLLSGITGNLASAIFLPYRAEVGPAGSQFGILACLFVELFQSWQILARPWRAFFKLLAVVLFLFTFGLLPWIDNFAHISGFISGLFLSFAFLPYISFGRFDLYRKRCQIIVFQVVFLGLLAGLVVLFYFYPVRCEWCEFLTCIPFTDKFCEKYELDAQLH; from the exons ATGAGCGAGGCCCGCAGGGACAGCACGAGCAGCCTGCAGCGCAAGAAGCCCCCCTGGCTGAAGCTGGACATTCCAGCTGTGGTGCCCCCGGCGGCGGAGGACCCCAGCTTCCCgcaggcaggccctggccagcctgggctgtgggtccctcctgcccagccccctcaccATGACCCCGTCACCCAGCCCCTGAGACGCCAGGCTTTCTTGCGGAGTGTGAGCATGCCGGCTGAGACAGCTTACGTCCCTTCCCCTTACcatgagccccgccggccggtgCTGCATCGCCAGACATCGATCACACAGACCATCCGCAG GGGCACCGCTGACTGGTTCGGAGTGAGCAAGGACAGTGACAGCACCCAGAAGTGGCAGCGCAAGAGCATCCGCCACTGCAGCCAGCGCTATGGGAAGCTGAAGCCCCAGGTCATCCGGGAGCTGGACCTGCCCAGCCAGGACAACGTGTCGCTCACCAGCACCGAGACGCCCCCTCCGCTGTACGTCGGGCCATGTCAGCTGGGCATGCAAAAG ATCATAGACCCCCTGGCCCGGGGCCGGGCCTTCCGCATGGCGGATGACACCGCCGACGGCCTGAGCACCCCGCACACGCCCGTCACTCCCGGTGCcgcctccctctgctccttctccagctcccgcTCGGGCTTCAACCGGCTTCCGCGGAGGCGCAAGCGTGAGTCTGTGGCCAAGATGAGCTTCCGCGCGGCCGCAGCGCTGGTGaag GGTCGCTCGGTGAGGGACGGCACCTTGCGCCGGGCGCAGCGCCGAAGCTTCACCCCCGccagcttcctggaggaggacaCGGCGGACTTCCCCGATGAGCTGGACACCTCCTTCTTCGCCCGG GAAGGTGTCCTCCACGAGGAGCTGTCCACATACCCAGACGAGGTGTTCGAGTCCCCGTCAGAGGCAGCGCTCAAGGACTGGGAGAAGGCCCCGGACCAGGCGGACCTCACGGGCGGGGCCCTGGACCGCTCGGAGCTGGAGCGCAGCCACCTGATGCT GCCCCTGGAGCGCGGCTGGCGGAAGCAGAAGGAGGGCGGCCCCGTGGCCCCGCAGCCCAAGGTGCGGCTGCGCCAGGAGGTGGTGAGCACGGCGGGGCAGCGGCGGGGCCAGCGGATCGCGATGCCGGTGCGCAGGTTCTTCGCCAGGGAGAAGCGGCCGTACGGGCTGGGCATGGTGGGCCGCCTCACCAACCGCACCTACCGCAAGCGCATCGACAGCTATGTCAAGCGCCAGATCGAGGACATGGATGACCACAG GCCCTTCTTCACCTACTGGCTCACCTTCGTGCACTCGCTCGTCACCATCCTGGCCGTCTGCATCTACGGCATCGCGCCCGTGGGCTTCTCGCAGCACGAGACGGTGGACTCG GTGCTGCGGAACCGAGGGGTCTATGAGAATGTCAAGTATGTGCAGCAGGAGAACTTCTGGATCGGGCCAAGCTCG GAGGCCCTCATTCACCTGGGCGCCAAGTTCTCGCCCTGCATGCGCCAGGACCCGCAGGTGGATAGTTTCATCCGCGCCGCGCGGGAGCGGGAGAAGCACTCGGCCTGCTGCGTGCGCAATGACCGGTCCGGCTGCGTGCAGACCTCGGAGGAGGAGTGCTCG TCCACGCTGGCAGTGTGGGTGAAGTGGCCTTCCCATCCCAGCGCCCCCGACCTCGCCGGCCACAAGAGGCAGTTTGGTTCTGTCTGTCACCAGGACCCCAG GGTGTGTGACGAGCCCTCCTCCGAGGACCCCCATGAGTGGCCAGATGACATCACCAAGTGGCCG ATCTGCACCAAAAGCAGCGCTGGGAACCACACCAACCACCCCCACATGGACTGTGCCATCACGGGCCGGCCCTGCTGCATCGGCACCAAGGGCAG GTGTGAGATCACCTCCCGGGAGTACTGCGACTTCATGAGGGGCTACTTCCACGAGGAGGCCACGCTCTGCTCTCAG GTGCACTGCATGGATGACGTGTGCGGTCTCCTGCCCTTCCTCAACCCCGAGGTGCCCGACCAGTTCTACCGCCTGTGGCTGTCCCTCTTCTTGCACGCTGG catCCTGCACTGCCTGGTGTCTGTCTGCTTCCAGATGACTGTCCTGCGGGACCTGGAGAAGCTAGCAGGCTGGCACCGCATAGCCATCATCTACCTGCTGAGTGGCATCACTGGTAACCTGGCCAGTGCCATTTTCCTGCCATACCGGGCAGAG gTGGGCCCGGCCGGCTCGCAGTTTGGCATCCTGGCCTGCCTCTTCGTGGAGCTCTTCCAGAGCTGGCAGATCCTGGCCCGGCCCTGGCGTGCCTTCTTCAAGCTGCTGGCGGTGGTACTCTTCCTCTTCACCTTTGGGCTGCTGCCCTGGATCGACAACTTTGCCCACATCTCGGGCTTCATCAGcggcctcttcctctcctttgccTTCCTGCCCTACATCAGCTTCGGCAGGTTTGACCTGTACCGGAAGCGCTGCCAGATCATCGTCTTCCAGGTGGTCTTCCTGGGCCTCCTGGCCGGCCTGGTGGTCCTCTTCTACTTCTACCCCGTCCGCTGCGAGTGGTGCGAGTTCCTCACCTGCATCCCCTTCACCGACAAGTTCTGTGAGAAGTATGAGCTGGACGCCCAGCTCCACTGA
- the RHBDF1 gene encoding inactive rhomboid protein 1 isoform X1, with amino-acid sequence MSEARRDSTSSLQRKKPPWLKLDIPAVVPPAAEDPSFPQAGPGQPGLWVPPAQPPHHDPVTQPLRRQAFLRSVSMPAETAYVPSPYHEPRRPVLHRQTSITQTIRSRQVRFGRVHTLPLLGSPAARRALPQRRSLSRSLLRGTADWFGVSKDSDSTQKWQRKSIRHCSQRYGKLKPQVIRELDLPSQDNVSLTSTETPPPLYVGPCQLGMQKIIDPLARGRAFRMADDTADGLSTPHTPVTPGAASLCSFSSSRSGFNRLPRRRKRESVAKMSFRAAAALVKGRSVRDGTLRRAQRRSFTPASFLEEDTADFPDELDTSFFAREGVLHEELSTYPDEVFESPSEAALKDWEKAPDQADLTGGALDRSELERSHLMLPLERGWRKQKEGGPVAPQPKVRLRQEVVSTAGQRRGQRIAMPVRRFFAREKRPYGLGMVGRLTNRTYRKRIDSYVKRQIEDMDDHRPFFTYWLTFVHSLVTILAVCIYGIAPVGFSQHETVDSVLRNRGVYENVKYVQQENFWIGPSSEALIHLGAKFSPCMRQDPQVDSFIRAAREREKHSACCVRNDRSGCVQTSEEECSSTLAVWVKWPSHPSAPDLAGHKRQFGSVCHQDPRVCDEPSSEDPHEWPDDITKWPICTKSSAGNHTNHPHMDCAITGRPCCIGTKGRCEITSREYCDFMRGYFHEEATLCSQVHCMDDVCGLLPFLNPEVPDQFYRLWLSLFLHAGILHCLVSVCFQMTVLRDLEKLAGWHRIAIIYLLSGITGNLASAIFLPYRAEVGPAGSQFGILACLFVELFQSWQILARPWRAFFKLLAVVLFLFTFGLLPWIDNFAHISGFISGLFLSFAFLPYISFGRFDLYRKRCQIIVFQVVFLGLLAGLVVLFYFYPVRCEWCEFLTCIPFTDKFCEKYELDAQLH; translated from the exons ATGAGCGAGGCCCGCAGGGACAGCACGAGCAGCCTGCAGCGCAAGAAGCCCCCCTGGCTGAAGCTGGACATTCCAGCTGTGGTGCCCCCGGCGGCGGAGGACCCCAGCTTCCCgcaggcaggccctggccagcctgggctgtgggtccctcctgcccagccccctcaccATGACCCCGTCACCCAGCCCCTGAGACGCCAGGCTTTCTTGCGGAGTGTGAGCATGCCGGCTGAGACAGCTTACGTCCCTTCCCCTTACcatgagccccgccggccggtgCTGCATCGCCAGACATCGATCACACAGACCATCCGCAG CCGACAGGTGCGCTTTGGGCGTGTCCACACTCTGCCCCTCTTGGGTTCCCCTGCTGCCCGCAGGGCCCTCCCACAGCGCCGGTCCCTCTCGCGGTCCCTGCTCAG GGGCACCGCTGACTGGTTCGGAGTGAGCAAGGACAGTGACAGCACCCAGAAGTGGCAGCGCAAGAGCATCCGCCACTGCAGCCAGCGCTATGGGAAGCTGAAGCCCCAGGTCATCCGGGAGCTGGACCTGCCCAGCCAGGACAACGTGTCGCTCACCAGCACCGAGACGCCCCCTCCGCTGTACGTCGGGCCATGTCAGCTGGGCATGCAAAAG ATCATAGACCCCCTGGCCCGGGGCCGGGCCTTCCGCATGGCGGATGACACCGCCGACGGCCTGAGCACCCCGCACACGCCCGTCACTCCCGGTGCcgcctccctctgctccttctccagctcccgcTCGGGCTTCAACCGGCTTCCGCGGAGGCGCAAGCGTGAGTCTGTGGCCAAGATGAGCTTCCGCGCGGCCGCAGCGCTGGTGaag GGTCGCTCGGTGAGGGACGGCACCTTGCGCCGGGCGCAGCGCCGAAGCTTCACCCCCGccagcttcctggaggaggacaCGGCGGACTTCCCCGATGAGCTGGACACCTCCTTCTTCGCCCGG GAAGGTGTCCTCCACGAGGAGCTGTCCACATACCCAGACGAGGTGTTCGAGTCCCCGTCAGAGGCAGCGCTCAAGGACTGGGAGAAGGCCCCGGACCAGGCGGACCTCACGGGCGGGGCCCTGGACCGCTCGGAGCTGGAGCGCAGCCACCTGATGCT GCCCCTGGAGCGCGGCTGGCGGAAGCAGAAGGAGGGCGGCCCCGTGGCCCCGCAGCCCAAGGTGCGGCTGCGCCAGGAGGTGGTGAGCACGGCGGGGCAGCGGCGGGGCCAGCGGATCGCGATGCCGGTGCGCAGGTTCTTCGCCAGGGAGAAGCGGCCGTACGGGCTGGGCATGGTGGGCCGCCTCACCAACCGCACCTACCGCAAGCGCATCGACAGCTATGTCAAGCGCCAGATCGAGGACATGGATGACCACAG GCCCTTCTTCACCTACTGGCTCACCTTCGTGCACTCGCTCGTCACCATCCTGGCCGTCTGCATCTACGGCATCGCGCCCGTGGGCTTCTCGCAGCACGAGACGGTGGACTCG GTGCTGCGGAACCGAGGGGTCTATGAGAATGTCAAGTATGTGCAGCAGGAGAACTTCTGGATCGGGCCAAGCTCG GAGGCCCTCATTCACCTGGGCGCCAAGTTCTCGCCCTGCATGCGCCAGGACCCGCAGGTGGATAGTTTCATCCGCGCCGCGCGGGAGCGGGAGAAGCACTCGGCCTGCTGCGTGCGCAATGACCGGTCCGGCTGCGTGCAGACCTCGGAGGAGGAGTGCTCG TCCACGCTGGCAGTGTGGGTGAAGTGGCCTTCCCATCCCAGCGCCCCCGACCTCGCCGGCCACAAGAGGCAGTTTGGTTCTGTCTGTCACCAGGACCCCAG GGTGTGTGACGAGCCCTCCTCCGAGGACCCCCATGAGTGGCCAGATGACATCACCAAGTGGCCG ATCTGCACCAAAAGCAGCGCTGGGAACCACACCAACCACCCCCACATGGACTGTGCCATCACGGGCCGGCCCTGCTGCATCGGCACCAAGGGCAG GTGTGAGATCACCTCCCGGGAGTACTGCGACTTCATGAGGGGCTACTTCCACGAGGAGGCCACGCTCTGCTCTCAG GTGCACTGCATGGATGACGTGTGCGGTCTCCTGCCCTTCCTCAACCCCGAGGTGCCCGACCAGTTCTACCGCCTGTGGCTGTCCCTCTTCTTGCACGCTGG catCCTGCACTGCCTGGTGTCTGTCTGCTTCCAGATGACTGTCCTGCGGGACCTGGAGAAGCTAGCAGGCTGGCACCGCATAGCCATCATCTACCTGCTGAGTGGCATCACTGGTAACCTGGCCAGTGCCATTTTCCTGCCATACCGGGCAGAG gTGGGCCCGGCCGGCTCGCAGTTTGGCATCCTGGCCTGCCTCTTCGTGGAGCTCTTCCAGAGCTGGCAGATCCTGGCCCGGCCCTGGCGTGCCTTCTTCAAGCTGCTGGCGGTGGTACTCTTCCTCTTCACCTTTGGGCTGCTGCCCTGGATCGACAACTTTGCCCACATCTCGGGCTTCATCAGcggcctcttcctctcctttgccTTCCTGCCCTACATCAGCTTCGGCAGGTTTGACCTGTACCGGAAGCGCTGCCAGATCATCGTCTTCCAGGTGGTCTTCCTGGGCCTCCTGGCCGGCCTGGTGGTCCTCTTCTACTTCTACCCCGTCCGCTGCGAGTGGTGCGAGTTCCTCACCTGCATCCCCTTCACCGACAAGTTCTGTGAGAAGTATGAGCTGGACGCCCAGCTCCACTGA
- the RHBDF1 gene encoding inactive rhomboid protein 1 isoform X3 — protein MSPAGRCCIARHRSHRPSAALALSFSVSPTSMLWSLSSRQVRFGRVHTLPLLGSPAARRALPQRRSLSRSLLRGTADWFGVSKDSDSTQKWQRKSIRHCSQRYGKLKPQVIRELDLPSQDNVSLTSTETPPPLYVGPCQLGMQKIIDPLARGRAFRMADDTADGLSTPHTPVTPGAASLCSFSSSRSGFNRLPRRRKRESVAKMSFRAAAALVKGRSVRDGTLRRAQRRSFTPASFLEEDTADFPDELDTSFFAREGVLHEELSTYPDEVFESPSEAALKDWEKAPDQADLTGGALDRSELERSHLMLPLERGWRKQKEGGPVAPQPKVRLRQEVVSTAGQRRGQRIAMPVRRFFAREKRPYGLGMVGRLTNRTYRKRIDSYVKRQIEDMDDHRPFFTYWLTFVHSLVTILAVCIYGIAPVGFSQHETVDSVLRNRGVYENVKYVQQENFWIGPSSEALIHLGAKFSPCMRQDPQVDSFIRAAREREKHSACCVRNDRSGCVQTSEEECSSTLAVWVKWPSHPSAPDLAGHKRQFGSVCHQDPRVCDEPSSEDPHEWPDDITKWPICTKSSAGNHTNHPHMDCAITGRPCCIGTKGRCEITSREYCDFMRGYFHEEATLCSQVHCMDDVCGLLPFLNPEVPDQFYRLWLSLFLHAGILHCLVSVCFQMTVLRDLEKLAGWHRIAIIYLLSGITGNLASAIFLPYRAEVGPAGSQFGILACLFVELFQSWQILARPWRAFFKLLAVVLFLFTFGLLPWIDNFAHISGFISGLFLSFAFLPYISFGRFDLYRKRCQIIVFQVVFLGLLAGLVVLFYFYPVRCEWCEFLTCIPFTDKFCEKYELDAQLH, from the exons atgagccccgccggccggtgCTGCATCGCCAGACATCGATCACACAGACCATCCGCAG CActtgctctctccttctctgtctcccccacctCAATGCTCTGGTCCCTGAGCAGCCGACAGGTGCGCTTTGGGCGTGTCCACACTCTGCCCCTCTTGGGTTCCCCTGCTGCCCGCAGGGCCCTCCCACAGCGCCGGTCCCTCTCGCGGTCCCTGCTCAG GGGCACCGCTGACTGGTTCGGAGTGAGCAAGGACAGTGACAGCACCCAGAAGTGGCAGCGCAAGAGCATCCGCCACTGCAGCCAGCGCTATGGGAAGCTGAAGCCCCAGGTCATCCGGGAGCTGGACCTGCCCAGCCAGGACAACGTGTCGCTCACCAGCACCGAGACGCCCCCTCCGCTGTACGTCGGGCCATGTCAGCTGGGCATGCAAAAG ATCATAGACCCCCTGGCCCGGGGCCGGGCCTTCCGCATGGCGGATGACACCGCCGACGGCCTGAGCACCCCGCACACGCCCGTCACTCCCGGTGCcgcctccctctgctccttctccagctcccgcTCGGGCTTCAACCGGCTTCCGCGGAGGCGCAAGCGTGAGTCTGTGGCCAAGATGAGCTTCCGCGCGGCCGCAGCGCTGGTGaag GGTCGCTCGGTGAGGGACGGCACCTTGCGCCGGGCGCAGCGCCGAAGCTTCACCCCCGccagcttcctggaggaggacaCGGCGGACTTCCCCGATGAGCTGGACACCTCCTTCTTCGCCCGG GAAGGTGTCCTCCACGAGGAGCTGTCCACATACCCAGACGAGGTGTTCGAGTCCCCGTCAGAGGCAGCGCTCAAGGACTGGGAGAAGGCCCCGGACCAGGCGGACCTCACGGGCGGGGCCCTGGACCGCTCGGAGCTGGAGCGCAGCCACCTGATGCT GCCCCTGGAGCGCGGCTGGCGGAAGCAGAAGGAGGGCGGCCCCGTGGCCCCGCAGCCCAAGGTGCGGCTGCGCCAGGAGGTGGTGAGCACGGCGGGGCAGCGGCGGGGCCAGCGGATCGCGATGCCGGTGCGCAGGTTCTTCGCCAGGGAGAAGCGGCCGTACGGGCTGGGCATGGTGGGCCGCCTCACCAACCGCACCTACCGCAAGCGCATCGACAGCTATGTCAAGCGCCAGATCGAGGACATGGATGACCACAG GCCCTTCTTCACCTACTGGCTCACCTTCGTGCACTCGCTCGTCACCATCCTGGCCGTCTGCATCTACGGCATCGCGCCCGTGGGCTTCTCGCAGCACGAGACGGTGGACTCG GTGCTGCGGAACCGAGGGGTCTATGAGAATGTCAAGTATGTGCAGCAGGAGAACTTCTGGATCGGGCCAAGCTCG GAGGCCCTCATTCACCTGGGCGCCAAGTTCTCGCCCTGCATGCGCCAGGACCCGCAGGTGGATAGTTTCATCCGCGCCGCGCGGGAGCGGGAGAAGCACTCGGCCTGCTGCGTGCGCAATGACCGGTCCGGCTGCGTGCAGACCTCGGAGGAGGAGTGCTCG TCCACGCTGGCAGTGTGGGTGAAGTGGCCTTCCCATCCCAGCGCCCCCGACCTCGCCGGCCACAAGAGGCAGTTTGGTTCTGTCTGTCACCAGGACCCCAG GGTGTGTGACGAGCCCTCCTCCGAGGACCCCCATGAGTGGCCAGATGACATCACCAAGTGGCCG ATCTGCACCAAAAGCAGCGCTGGGAACCACACCAACCACCCCCACATGGACTGTGCCATCACGGGCCGGCCCTGCTGCATCGGCACCAAGGGCAG GTGTGAGATCACCTCCCGGGAGTACTGCGACTTCATGAGGGGCTACTTCCACGAGGAGGCCACGCTCTGCTCTCAG GTGCACTGCATGGATGACGTGTGCGGTCTCCTGCCCTTCCTCAACCCCGAGGTGCCCGACCAGTTCTACCGCCTGTGGCTGTCCCTCTTCTTGCACGCTGG catCCTGCACTGCCTGGTGTCTGTCTGCTTCCAGATGACTGTCCTGCGGGACCTGGAGAAGCTAGCAGGCTGGCACCGCATAGCCATCATCTACCTGCTGAGTGGCATCACTGGTAACCTGGCCAGTGCCATTTTCCTGCCATACCGGGCAGAG gTGGGCCCGGCCGGCTCGCAGTTTGGCATCCTGGCCTGCCTCTTCGTGGAGCTCTTCCAGAGCTGGCAGATCCTGGCCCGGCCCTGGCGTGCCTTCTTCAAGCTGCTGGCGGTGGTACTCTTCCTCTTCACCTTTGGGCTGCTGCCCTGGATCGACAACTTTGCCCACATCTCGGGCTTCATCAGcggcctcttcctctcctttgccTTCCTGCCCTACATCAGCTTCGGCAGGTTTGACCTGTACCGGAAGCGCTGCCAGATCATCGTCTTCCAGGTGGTCTTCCTGGGCCTCCTGGCCGGCCTGGTGGTCCTCTTCTACTTCTACCCCGTCCGCTGCGAGTGGTGCGAGTTCCTCACCTGCATCCCCTTCACCGACAAGTTCTGTGAGAAGTATGAGCTGGACGCCCAGCTCCACTGA
- the LOC132232558 gene encoding uncharacterized protein LOC132232558: MPVFTEDPEGAATALSHVSAPGRRRAPGPGGFRGRIRCARGRCSARCGRSRSKRPEPGRFRGADRARVRGSGQCPPEAPELSFPEFPEPPAEAAQPRIPSPAHAKIARGRISTSQRADQAGQRGSSPRPTAEGPGSGRAPSPAGLQAPLSCTLPPYVLLPGHHRWVVSPKLKLQRRGWNFLGSSPPQLCSLGMGIQKLWIEGRWGLAPSPPSVNTETAGLWQLLPKTPLRGAPRPRGVARAEPEATARCLEAGRLLAGVLGRWRDPSSEGQGVGAGCRTCWGHVCGEWAGGPQPCLPEAQMLLTRVPYVCTARGCVHVCVSGWAGPGSGGPLALC, from the coding sequence TGAGCGCGCCGGGGAGGCGCCGGGCGCCCGGGCCGGGCGGGTTCCGGGGCCGCATCCGCTGCGCGCGGGGCCGGTGCTCGGCACGCTGCGGCCGGAGCCGCTCGAAGCGGCCGGAGCCCGGTCGCTTTCGGGGTGCAGATCGGGCCCGGGTCCGGGGTTCGGGCCAGTGCCCACCCGAGGCGCCCGAACTTTCCTTCCCGGAGTTCCCCGAGCCGCCCGCGGAGGCGGCCCAGCCCCGGATTCCAAGCCCGGCGCACGCAAAAATAGCCCGTGGCCGGATTAGCACGTCCCAGCGGGCTGACCAGGCCGGACAGCGCGGCTCCAGCCCCCGCCCAACAGCTGAGGGTCCCGGGAGCGGGAGGGCTCCGAGTCCGGCTGGTCTCCAGGCTCCTCTGAGCTGTACCCTCCCCCCTTACGTTCTCCTTCCCGGCCACCACCGGTGGGTGGTGTCTCCCAAGCTGAAACTCCAGCGCAGAGGGTGGAACTTCTTGGGATCATCCCCGCCCCAGCTGTGCTCCCTGGGGATGGGAATCCAGAAGCTGTGGATCGAGGGAAGGTGGGGACTGGCCCCGTCTCCCCCATCAGTAAACACGGAAACTGCAGGGCTATGGCAGCTGCTCCCAAAGACACCCCTACGCGGTGCTCCGCGGCCAAGAGGAGTAGCCAGGGCTGAGCCGGAGGCCACTGCACGGTGCCTTGAAGCAGGCCGTCTCTTGGCTGGGGTGTTGGGGAGATGGAGGGACCCCAGCTCcgaagggcagggggtgggggctggctgtcgGACCTGCTGGGGACATGTCTGTGGGGaatgggcagggggcccccagccaTGCCTGCCTGAGGCCCAGATGCTCTTGACCAGAGTTCCTTATGTGTGCACAGCTCggggctgtgtgcatgtgtgtgtgtctgggtgggcggggcctgggtcaGGAGGCCCTCTAGCTCTGTGCTAG